A genomic stretch from Candidatus Methanomassiliicoccus intestinalis Issoire-Mx1 includes:
- a CDS encoding thiamine pyrophosphate-dependent enzyme, producing MTEFQFPLPKEEYMHPGHSACPGCGEPISMRMLLKALGPDTIMNVPAGCCAVIPGVWPAYSLKIPLVDHAFECTGAVSSGIRAALDHFGKDDVTVVGWAGDGGTADIGLQSLSGAVDRGTDMLYVMYDNEAYMNTGNQCSSATPCGANTTTTPGGKSHQRTKKDVMKMMIANGIVYGASLNPAFPEDFMEKVVTAKGIEGPKFLHILSPCPSGWKFDPRNTIKIARLATETGVFPLYEYRNGETIFTKDLKNRKPLEEYLRLQGRFKHLSQADVEGMQRVLDESIQKLLKEE from the coding sequence ATGACTGAGTTTCAATTCCCGTTGCCTAAAGAAGAGTACATGCATCCAGGACATTCAGCATGCCCGGGGTGCGGAGAACCGATTTCGATGAGAATGCTTCTCAAAGCCCTGGGGCCGGATACGATCATGAACGTTCCGGCAGGCTGCTGTGCTGTAATCCCCGGAGTCTGGCCGGCATACTCGTTAAAAATACCGCTGGTGGATCACGCGTTTGAATGCACCGGGGCGGTTTCATCAGGCATAAGGGCAGCTCTGGATCATTTTGGAAAGGATGATGTTACCGTAGTGGGATGGGCCGGAGACGGAGGCACGGCAGACATAGGGCTGCAGTCTCTTTCAGGCGCGGTAGACAGGGGAACTGACATGCTGTACGTAATGTATGACAATGAGGCATACATGAACACAGGAAACCAGTGCAGTTCAGCAACGCCGTGCGGAGCCAATACCACCACGACCCCAGGGGGAAAAAGCCATCAGAGGACGAAAAAAGACGTCATGAAGATGATGATCGCCAACGGCATAGTCTATGGAGCATCCCTCAATCCTGCGTTTCCTGAAGATTTTATGGAGAAAGTCGTAACAGCAAAGGGTATCGAGGGACCTAAGTTCCTGCACATCCTCTCACCCTGCCCTTCAGGCTGGAAATTTGACCCCCGCAATACGATAAAAATCGCAAGGCTTGCAACAGAAACCGGTGTGTTTCCTCTTTACGAATATCGTAATGGAGAGACAATTTTTACCAAAGACCTTAAAAACAGGAAGCCGCTTGAAGAGTATCTCCGCCTTCAGGGGCGTTTCAAGCATCTGTCTCAGGCCGATGTGGAAGGAATGCAGAGAGTTCTTGACGAAAGCATCCAGAAACTTCTGAAGGAGGAATAG
- the iorA gene encoding indolepyruvate ferredoxin oxidoreductase subunit alpha — translation MEKLLADSGRILLLGNEAIARGLIEAGCGVAATYPGTPSSEIGGVLDDIADKVGMYFEYSVNEIVAMEVAAAAAVSGVRSFAFMKHVGLNVASDAFMTLSYVGVKAGMVVLTADDPSIHSSQSEQDNRYYAKFGLVPMLEPTTPAECKDMIIEAFELSEKLHSPVLVRTTTRVNHARGAVSLSRPRKIERKGVFEKDPAHLVTVPANARRDRIDQLERIEKAQKLSEISPLNYIIGSGADGVITSGVSYTYAAEYIENAEILKLGFSYPLPEEKVKKFLQSKNRVVVIEELEPVIEDEVRRIAQQNGIRTEIIGKRTGHLPRAYEYSPDTLNALSGILQIKKEAQPLSSSFKLPSRPPVLCAGCPHRSTYYAAKKAVGKEGAIYCTDIGCYTLGVQPPMNCADITLCMGSSIGTAGGFSEATDQKAVAFIGDSTFFHGGIPGLINAGYNKHNNLVLIILDNRTTAMTGHQPNPGTGRDYGGIESPPLKIEPLVRACGIEFVKTVDPYDLAATEQAVREALDFNGPAVIVSEHACPLLRKKEGKLEKKLYEVDREKCIGCKICLSKFSCPALSVDDGKPLIDKSSCIGCGGCAQVCPQNAIEVKQ, via the coding sequence TTGGAAAAACTGCTTGCGGACAGCGGGAGAATCCTCCTGCTCGGTAATGAAGCGATAGCACGAGGTTTAATAGAAGCCGGATGCGGAGTGGCTGCCACATATCCAGGGACTCCCTCCTCTGAAATCGGAGGAGTTCTGGATGACATAGCTGACAAGGTTGGCATGTACTTTGAGTACTCAGTCAACGAGATAGTGGCGATGGAAGTCGCAGCTGCAGCCGCAGTCTCCGGAGTACGATCGTTTGCTTTCATGAAGCATGTGGGACTCAACGTAGCCTCGGATGCATTCATGACTCTGTCATATGTAGGCGTAAAGGCCGGCATGGTTGTTTTGACCGCAGACGATCCTTCAATTCACTCATCGCAGAGCGAGCAGGACAACAGGTATTATGCAAAGTTCGGGCTGGTTCCGATGCTGGAACCGACAACTCCTGCAGAATGCAAAGACATGATTATCGAAGCTTTCGAACTTTCAGAGAAGCTGCACAGCCCGGTACTGGTAAGAACTACCACAAGAGTGAATCATGCCAGAGGGGCGGTTAGTCTCAGCAGGCCGAGAAAGATAGAAAGGAAGGGAGTGTTCGAGAAGGACCCGGCACACCTTGTGACAGTACCGGCAAACGCCAGAAGAGACAGGATAGACCAGCTGGAAAGAATAGAAAAAGCACAGAAGCTGTCAGAGATTTCTCCTTTGAATTACATCATCGGCAGCGGAGCAGACGGTGTTATCACCAGCGGTGTATCATACACATATGCGGCAGAATACATCGAAAACGCCGAAATTCTGAAACTCGGGTTCAGCTACCCGCTTCCGGAAGAAAAGGTCAAGAAGTTCCTGCAGAGCAAGAACAGAGTAGTTGTCATTGAAGAACTGGAACCAGTCATCGAAGATGAAGTCAGAAGGATAGCTCAGCAGAACGGCATAAGAACTGAGATCATCGGAAAAAGAACCGGCCATCTACCGAGAGCCTACGAATACTCTCCAGACACTCTGAATGCCTTATCAGGAATACTGCAGATCAAAAAAGAAGCTCAGCCGCTTTCATCAAGTTTCAAACTGCCTTCAAGGCCTCCGGTCCTGTGTGCTGGCTGCCCCCACCGCTCTACATACTATGCAGCAAAGAAGGCAGTGGGAAAGGAAGGTGCGATTTACTGCACAGACATAGGCTGTTACACCTTAGGAGTGCAGCCGCCGATGAACTGCGCCGACATCACTCTCTGCATGGGTTCATCGATAGGAACAGCCGGCGGATTTTCAGAGGCCACCGACCAGAAAGCAGTGGCATTCATCGGAGACTCGACATTCTTCCACGGAGGAATACCCGGGCTGATCAATGCAGGCTACAACAAACACAATAATCTGGTTCTCATAATCCTTGACAACAGAACAACCGCCATGACCGGCCACCAGCCCAACCCTGGAACCGGCAGAGACTACGGCGGAATAGAAAGCCCTCCTTTAAAGATCGAGCCGCTGGTGAGAGCCTGCGGAATTGAATTTGTCAAGACTGTGGACCCGTATGACCTTGCAGCTACAGAACAGGCTGTCAGGGAAGCTTTGGACTTTAACGGTCCGGCAGTGATTGTAAGTGAACATGCCTGCCCTCTGCTCAGGAAAAAAGAAGGAAAACTGGAAAAGAAACTTTACGAAGTCGACAGGGAAAAGTGCATAGGCTGCAAAATCTGCCTGAGCAAGTTTTCATGCCCTGCGTTGAGCGTTGATGACGGGAAGCCTCTGATCGATAAATCCTCCTGCATAGGCTGCGGGGGATGCGCTCAGGTCTGCCCTCAGAATGCAATAGAGGTGAAACAATGA
- the iorB gene encoding indolepyruvate ferredoxin oxidoreductase subunit beta, with amino-acid sequence MKYGIQLVGVGGQGVLLASTVLGSVAVSEGMDAAMSEVHGMAQRGGSVQCTVRIGQGVLSPLLAQGEANVLLGFEPAETCRNLVYASRDTYVITNTVPVVPVTVSSGLEEYPAVDDIIKAVKDSGVSRLIAIDAVSMAMEAGNAIAANSVLIGAMSAVPGFPLSKEKMLSILLERVPAKAKDVNQKAFEMGYEAALKCLSPQ; translated from the coding sequence ATGAAATACGGAATCCAGCTGGTCGGAGTGGGAGGACAGGGAGTGCTTTTAGCCTCAACAGTTTTAGGCAGCGTGGCTGTCTCGGAAGGCATGGACGCCGCCATGTCTGAAGTTCACGGAATGGCTCAGAGGGGAGGAAGCGTGCAGTGCACAGTGCGGATCGGCCAGGGTGTGCTGAGTCCTCTGCTGGCTCAGGGAGAAGCAAACGTTCTCCTGGGATTCGAACCTGCAGAAACCTGCAGAAACCTGGTCTATGCCAGCAGAGACACCTATGTCATTACAAACACCGTTCCGGTGGTGCCTGTGACAGTCTCTTCAGGTCTGGAAGAATATCCGGCAGTGGATGATATAATAAAAGCTGTAAAAGACAGCGGAGTATCCAGGCTGATAGCGATAGATGCAGTCAGCATGGCTATGGAAGCCGGCAATGCGATAGCTGCAAACTCTGTTCTGATCGGCGCCATGTCTGCAGTACCCGGATTCCCTCTTTCCAAAGAAAAGATGCTCAGCATACTCTTGGAAAGAGTGCCGGCAAAAGCTAAGGACGTTAATCAAAAAGCATTCGAAATGGGGTATGAGGCAGCTCTTAAGTGCCTCTCACCTCAGTGA
- the thiE gene encoding thiamine phosphate synthase: MRDYSLYVLTDEHLSRGKSHVELARLAAEGGADVIQLRDKHLESRQLYETALEISKICRQHDVLFIVNDRVDIALAAKADGVHVGQGDIPAAVLRKFVPPDFIIGVSAGTAEEALRAEKDGADYVALSPVFDTSSKDDAGCGRGIEELKKMKQAVSIPVLAIGGINKDNIKEVIAAGADGAAVISAVVSQEDVTAAAASLKRLITEVRGT, encoded by the coding sequence ATGAGAGACTACTCGCTTTACGTGCTTACTGACGAACATCTCTCCCGCGGGAAAAGCCATGTTGAACTGGCGCGCCTTGCTGCAGAGGGAGGAGCTGATGTCATTCAGCTCAGAGACAAACATCTGGAAAGCAGGCAGCTGTACGAAACAGCCCTGGAGATTTCAAAGATCTGCAGGCAGCATGATGTATTATTTATCGTCAATGACCGCGTAGACATAGCGCTTGCAGCAAAAGCTGACGGAGTTCACGTCGGGCAGGGAGACATTCCCGCAGCAGTTCTCAGGAAGTTCGTCCCTCCAGACTTCATCATCGGAGTTTCAGCAGGCACTGCGGAAGAGGCTCTGAGGGCTGAGAAAGATGGAGCAGACTATGTTGCCCTCAGCCCTGTTTTTGATACATCATCTAAAGATGATGCCGGCTGCGGCAGGGGCATCGAAGAGCTTAAAAAAATGAAACAGGCCGTTTCAATTCCAGTTCTTGCCATAGGCGGAATTAACAAAGACAATATAAAAGAAGTAATTGCAGCCGGCGCCGATGGAGCTGCCGTGATCTCTGCGGTGGTGTCGCAGGAAGACGTAACTGCAGCGGCTGCCAGCCTGAAACGATTGATCACTGAGGTGAGAGGCACTTAA
- the thiM gene encoding hydroxyethylthiazole kinase, producing MDNSSLKELFAALRNSRPLIHHITNYVTVNDCANITLCIGASPVMADAIEEMEEMTSIAGALVLNIGTLNSRTVESMLLAGRVAREKDIPIILDPVGAGATSYRTKTSQTLIEELCPSVIKGNAGEISVLAGAGGVVKGVDSCDAADDLISVCKSLARETGAVVVATGKNDIATDGITSYSVSNGHELMDKVSGTGCMLSSVTGSFSAVASDLLTASVAAAAAFGIAGERAAADKSYGPYSFRTKLFDKVSSLTPEDLAAEAKVERI from the coding sequence ATGGACAACAGCAGCTTGAAGGAACTTTTTGCCGCATTGAGAAACAGCCGCCCTTTGATTCATCATATTACGAACTATGTTACTGTAAACGACTGTGCCAACATTACGCTGTGCATAGGCGCTTCTCCAGTGATGGCTGATGCAATTGAGGAAATGGAAGAAATGACCTCAATAGCCGGAGCCCTCGTTCTCAATATCGGCACATTGAACAGCAGAACTGTGGAATCCATGCTCCTTGCAGGCAGAGTTGCCCGTGAAAAAGATATTCCGATAATTCTGGATCCAGTGGGTGCAGGTGCAACTTCTTACAGAACCAAGACCTCTCAGACTCTGATCGAAGAACTCTGTCCTTCAGTGATTAAAGGCAATGCAGGCGAGATATCAGTCCTGGCCGGAGCAGGAGGAGTTGTTAAAGGTGTGGATTCATGCGATGCCGCTGATGATCTAATATCTGTCTGCAAGTCTCTGGCAAGGGAAACGGGAGCTGTAGTGGTGGCAACAGGAAAAAATGACATAGCCACTGACGGCATTACATCATACTCCGTATCAAACGGACATGAATTGATGGATAAAGTTTCTGGAACCGGCTGTATGCTTTCATCCGTAACCGGTTCATTCAGCGCAGTGGCTTCAGATCTGCTGACTGCTTCAGTGGCTGCGGCAGCGGCTTTCGGCATCGCCGGGGAAAGAGCAGCCGCTGACAAGTCATATGGTCCGTATTCTTTCAGAACAAAGCTGTTCGATAAAGTCTCATCTCTGACGCCTGAAGATCTGGCAGCAGAAGCTAAGGTAGAGAGAATATGA
- a CDS encoding CxxC-x17-CxxC domain-containing protein yields the protein MYERRGGYRRDEPREMHTATCSDCGAETQVPFKPTEGRPVYCRECFQKHRPPRNDRRY from the coding sequence ATGTACGAGAGAAGAGGCGGATATAGGCGCGACGAGCCCCGTGAAATGCATACAGCAACATGCTCTGACTGTGGAGCAGAAACCCAGGTTCCCTTTAAACCGACCGAGGGAAGGCCGGTATACTGCAGGGAGTGCTTCCAAAAGCACAGGCCACCGCGCAACGATAGGAGATATTAA
- a CDS encoding VOC family protein, translating to MMMRVCWCTIHVNDMEKSKKFYGDILGMKLEKTFSPVPERTIAFFKGDDDGAEIELISDSEGISSAEERISIGFMVDDLESMMQKLKNSGVEILRGPLTLGKDTYCIFVKDPNGIEIQIVEDKGSQN from the coding sequence ATGATGATGAGAGTATGTTGGTGTACAATACATGTAAATGATATGGAGAAATCTAAGAAATTTTATGGAGATATCTTAGGTATGAAACTGGAAAAAACATTCAGCCCAGTACCTGAACGTACTATCGCATTTTTCAAAGGTGATGATGACGGTGCAGAGATTGAATTAATTTCTGACTCTGAAGGCATCTCCTCTGCTGAAGAAAGAATAAGCATCGGCTTCATGGTTGATGATCTGGAATCTATGATGCAGAAACTGAAGAACAGCGGAGTAGAAATTCTGAGAGGACCTCTCACTCTGGGAAAAGATACCTACTGCATCTTTGTAAAAGACCCAAACGGGATTGAAATCCAGATTGTTGAAGATAAAGGGTCCCAAAATTAA